The sequence aattaataaaatgttaaCTTACATCAATAATGTCTCAAGAAATATAGagttaaaacaaaattttcctTATTATCGTTTGTTAATTGTGAATAAGAAGAAGATAATTAGTGTGAGATAccatttatgattattatttttctactttcatCTAAGCATCATTTTACTGAATTTAAGAagcttatttaataaataaatattttttaaaataattaatttatcaaaaaatttggaaaatatttttctccattATCAATTCCAATGAAAAATCTTAAACTTAATGTGAAGGTATAATTTGCAGACcctttttaatgaaaaaatgacAGAAATCACACATTTAAGTTCTCTTGTTACCATTATCCCCTAtcagttttataaattttcaaaattttcattttttcgcatcagattaatgtatcagtgcatatgattaatgtatctcgcgcattaaattaatgtataatcgcatcagattaatgtctcgcgcatcagattagtttatcatatataaaatgtaatgtatcttacttaacatCGACTTGTGGAACAATCATAAATAtacacaaaaattcaaattggAACTGTATCTCACgtatcagattaatgtatcagcgcttatattattgcatcaatttgagaaatttcTATAATTATAAACTCATAAagcaaattataattttatcttgAAAATATGTGATTTCTATCATTTGCCCCTTTAATTTCCAGATTGTAAATTGCAAAccactctattttttttataaaaaagaaaaacttaaaattaaaagcaaaagaggcatgaatattttttaaaaaaattaaaattaaaagtagaGAGGCGTAAATACTTTACTTTCTAGTGAAGTGTACCTAGTGCATTGGAGAAGTAACTAAAAAAATGGCTTCGGAATCATCGTCGGCGGTATCCCCGATGACGGTGGAAGAGTTGACGCTGGCGGTGAAATGGAGCGGTAAAGAGCACACGGTCAGAGTCTGCGGCGATGACACTGTCGGCGAGTTGAAACGACGGATATGTGAAGTCACAAATGTTTTACCTAAACGCCAGAAGCTTCTATACCCAAAAGTCGGTGCAAAACTCGCTGATGACTCTCTTCTTCTATCTCAAATTCCTCTTAAATCCTCCTTCAAAATGACTATGATCGGGTGAGCTTTtccctcttttttttctccCCAAAGTCGGGTCCGAATGTACTGAATTGGATGTACAGTTTTCGTATAGATTGACGATGCTGATTAATTTGGGATTGAGGTTTAGTTGTATGATTAAGTACAATCTCTATgtgttgattttttaaatttttgttagtaTGTATTCTATTTTATGACTGATGAAGGTCTTGGGTATGCTTAGGCAGATTAGAGAAAATCGTCTTTTCTTGCCTTTGCTGGGATTTGAACTGACTTTTTAATCTCATTGAAAGCATGTGCAGAGACTTATATGTTGATTGtcaaattgtataattttaagTATGAGTTGGTAATATATAAGCATGTCCTCATTTTAATTGTTGTTACCAACAGCCTGAATTGGTGAAaagtttcttttgttgttaaatTTGTAGCCAAGATAATAAGGTAGTTTGAATCAATCAACAAGTCtggatatgaaaaatgaaataaaataagatcTCATCAATCAGAATAATTCTTAACTACTTTGGGTAGAGGATGTATCAAGTAGAGAGAAAGATCTcctttttcttgttattttccTCACCGAGCAAGTTGCATGATAGGTATCAGTTGTATATGATATAAATGTAACTTCTTTTTTCCCAAAACCAGATGGTACCTAGCATTTTGCATCTAAATGAATCACTATAGCAGATGAACATGTGACACCGTGTCGTACATTATTTTTAAGTCGATGCTGCATGCATTAATGCATTTGACATTAGAAAAAGATAAACCTGTGGCAGTTATTGGATAATACTGAATGGCCAAGTAGGTGTCCCATGTATTTAGCAATAGTCGAATCCTCAAAAGGATATTGACAGTTATGTTTATCGCAACATCCAAGCTAAGAGTCATACTCGACctatttaagaaaagaaaagagaaaaccTAAAGAAAACATTCACGTTAATGATCCACAAACCAATTTGAACAATTTTCGGCTACACCCAGGAAAACACCCAGGAAACCCTTCCGCGAAGCTGTACAATTGCAGATTTCGCTGGACACCAAAATAGACtgttattttcttctctttgtgttCCTTTAATGTAAGTGTTCCATAAATGTTATGTTCACGGTTTAATTTTCCGGCCTCACACCATGTTTGATTGCCTATGATAAGTTGTTGATACTCTCAATATAGAAGGTGAATTATTGATCTTGTGCATGTTTGATGTAAGGTGTTCGGCTATAGGGAATGAGAACATTTTCCGTTGTTGTCCCATCTGATTTCTTTTAGTTGGATGAGAAGAATATCACTTTAGGCTCTTTAGATGCAACTCTCTTTAGGTATTTAGAGAGGGGAAGTCTCTTCATAAAGGAATACCTTTTCCGATGCAGGATATTTAAGGAGGAGGCTGAGATGACAGGCTTTTCTTTCAAGCCTTCTTTAATATGCTTATCTTGTTACAAAAGATTATGTGCAATTAAATCCAACTTTTTTTTGTGGTTTGGTATGAGAGCGTGCTTTTGCATCTTATTCTGAAGGAAGTTCACACTAACTTTTTTCTGGTTAATTATGCTAATAGAATCATGGGTGCTATATAATATAGATCAAATTGCTGATCACTTAAGGTAAGATCTGGTAGCACCAAGTCtaaccttttcttttttaccATAAGTTTTGGCAGTACAGCTAAGAAATAAATGGATTATTAGATGGAGAGAATAATAATATGGAGATTGTAATTGTAAAGAATCACAATATGAAATgttcaaaagaagaagaaaagaatcaCAATATGAAACTATAAAGTAGAAAGGAATCACAGTATGGGACATTCATATTGTGCTTGATGTCCAGGCTATTTGCATGGATTGGAACCGAACTTGAACGTTTGTGCCACTAATGCCCTAGGtcttaatatatcaaataacttactcatttattaaaaaagatactacaacaaaaatggTAAAATCATTCTTAAAACCGATCCTTTATAtcattatatatgtaaataagCACAAAATTCTGTATTTCAATCAGTAGtatcaatataataaatttaaagaaaaaccaTTTAATTTGCATGTGGCCTATAAGTGGGTTAAATTACTTTCCTACATCAGTCTAGATTATTATCTTTTGCAATGTACCAAGAGATAACTATTGTCATTAATATCTTAATATGGTTGGATTCTAAAAAATCGCCTCCAGCTGTATTGGATAATGCAACCATATGGCCAATTTGAAACATGACATCTAATGCAGGTTTAGTTGACATACCAAATGTTGGCTAGCAATCtcagttattttttattgatattttcTAGATAATTTGTTTGATGTTATATTCTTGGTGATGcttgaaatatgaaaattacatcctttatttttcttcaatttataATTGCATTCCCTCTCTTTCTCTCCTCTTCCTTTTATCTTTAGGGATAAGTTATTATGTGTGTCGTATGTGCATTGTTGCTTGAGTTCATAACATTTGAATTATGAGAAGAGTTCATTTATGATAAAGTAGTAGATTTTCATTACTGTATCCACAAGTCTTCTATGAACTCTTGTTAAAAATCTTGTTGCTACGATATAGTGCAACTGAGCTTATTGAAGAAAAAACTACTAACTATCAGTCTTTAATTAGGGGTAATGAGTACAACAACAAGATACCCAGTATACAAATGAGTAACTGTTCAACTTTTTAGGGTTAATGAGTATTACTTTGATTTGCAGGACAGTTGAAGATGATATAATTGTGGATCAAGTGGAATCTCCAGATATCATTGATGATTTTGAGATTGAGCAAGACGAAGCTGTAGATATAAAGGATAAAGAAATCAACAAAGAGAAGTTGAGAAGGCGCATTGCACAGCACAAGGTTTTTTCCCTTAACACTTCCCTATTCTTATAATGAAAATTGGATGCCCATGGAACTTGTGAACCTTTTAGGCTGATACCTGTCAtactattatttgtttttacttgTATGCGTCATTGGAAAACTAATTGAACACATTTGTGGAGacaatcattcttttttatgCACAGAGAGAATGATGGTTGGATTTGGAAATAGAGGAATTCTTTCTACAATTATGAAAGAAGAATAACGTTAACAAAAGTTTATAATTCGGAATTATATTCCATTATAATCCAGGATCTTTTTATATTACCATCttggatattttttttgagGACACCATCTTGGATAATGTAGTGAGGAAATTTGTTTTattcaaagaaaacaaaaaatttgggTTTGGAGTGATTTACAATTTTGATCAAGTTAAGATTTTTTTGCCTTTTGTCTTGTAAACCAGGAAATCCACTGTTCTCAAATTTTAAAGTCCGTGTATAATGTGCCACCCCTCTACCCATTTCCACCTTAACAACAGACTCAGTTCAACGAATGATTCTAGCTCGAAGCACACCTACCATGTATATCTAATAGTTGAAAAACGATTCAGGAAATATTTTTACTTAGAAGTGATGGAACTTTTTGGGACTTGAGGTTTAGGAGGAATTTTTAGGACTGGGAGGTGAGTGAGCTCCAAGGATTGCTACAGTTACTTAAAAAGCAATGTGCGCCAGTCAACAGATCCAATGCTTTGAGTTGAGAGTTGAGGAATAACAATATGTTTCCGGTTAAGTCCTTCTATGCGAAGCTCTTTTGGTTAGGATAGATGATAACTTTCCATATGCATCAGTTTGGATACCTAAGGTGCCGAGGGAGGTATGCTTTTTCACATTACTAGAAGGGTGATTTTGATGGCGGAGAATCTTAGGAACAAAAGGTTCTTTGCTTGAGCTGGTGTTTCCTTTGTTAGGATACGGGTGAGAACATGGAGCATATTTTGTTACATTGCGAATTAGCCACGGGGTGATGGGAGAATACTTTTAGACGGTTCGATGTTTCTTGGGTAATGCCAAGATCCGTgaatgaattgatgttcattCGGAAGAGTGGAGCTAGGAGAAGAAGACACAAGGCTTGGAATGCTGCTACTCTTCCTTTAATGTGGGTCATTTGGAAAGAGAGATTGGGTGTCTTTTGAGAGAACCATTTTTTGTAGGTTTCTCCTCTTGTTGGTATTCCACTTGTAAATGGCCAAGTTACCTTGACATTATTAATGAAGCCTTTgacttgataaaaaaattaagtgatcATCAGATATTCTTCAATGTCTCTCTTTGGACTGAAAATAATGAGTATATTGTGTGGCTTGCTTCATTTGCCTCTATTTGGTATATTTAAATGATGGGAACTTGTGCTTCTCAACAATATAATGTTTTGAGTTGTTACATAGCTAGACCAATTTATTATTATCACTctcatatttcaaaatactttcTGATGTTATTCTGttttggttcttttttttttttcctcggGTGAGGGGCTGGTGGGAGTTGGAAGGAGCAGAGAGTAAGTACATTAATGGGGTGATCCATGGAAGTAGAGAGGAAGTGCAAATAAATCCACATGATGGGGTGTGGGAATTGAAATGGGAGGGATTTCATATTTGGTTGCTGGGAGGTTTTGGGTGGAGTGGGTGTAGGGAAGATGATGGCAGGAGTTAGAGAGACAGACTTTATCAACATACAAAATGACTTGTAAAAGAATTAGCGACCTGGCTGTGGCTATTCTATTTGATTAGATGGGGATATTGCTTTAATTTGTTATTGggttactttaatttttactaCCAGCCCTGCTTCACccgaaagaaaagaaaagaaaagaaccaAAACAAAATAACACCAAAAAGTATCTTGACTATTCATTATTGGTGCACAGATTCTTaactatttttctaaaaatagcCAAGTTGCTTTTTTGGTAAGATGTGGCTATTGGTGTATTCAACTATAACTAGttatagttatttaaaattacATCCAGTATATTTTCTCAATAATAAACAGCTGATATGTGTGGCTTAAAAACACATGATGTGTGACTTGCCTTTTTATGATGATCATAAGTGTCTGAAAGATGGTAATTTGGNTATTCAACTATAACTAGTTATTTTCTCAATAATAAACAGCTGATATGTGTGGCTTAAAAAACACATGATGTGTGACTTGCCCTTTTATGATGATCATATTGGTGATTATTCAGATTGTGCTCCGTAATCCTTGTATTCAACTATAACTAGTTATTTTCTCAATAATAAACAGCTGATATGTGTGGCTTAAAAAACACATGATGTGTGACTTGCCCTTTTATGATGATCATATTGGTGATTATTCAGATTGTGCTCCGTAATCCTTGCCGTGAAGGTAAAAAGCTGCTTGTTCTGGATATTGATTATACTTTGTTTGATCACCGGTCAACTGCAGAGAACCCACTCGAACTCATGAGGCCATGTAAGTGTCCTATTTGTCCATATTTTCCAGTTATCCAAGCTTGTTTGGCGTCTAATTTTGTCAATTACTGCATGCAGATCTTCATGAGTTTCTCTCGGCTGCTTATGCAGCATATGACATCATGATATGGTCGGCAACCAGGTGAGTATTTACTTTTAGGACCATTGGCAACTCTGATGTTTTTgaaaatcataatattttttgggaAAGAGGTTTGTGATCTATATGCATTGCCTTgctcattttctttttgcagCATGAAGTGGGTTGAGGTGAAAATGAAACAACTTGGTGTACTCAATAATCCGAACTACAAAATTACAGCTATGCTGGACCATATGGCCATGATAACAGTACAATCGGATCATTATGGAGTTTTCGACTGCAAGCCTCTAGGCCTAATTTGGGCTCATTTTCCAGAGGTtggcttttaaaaaaaatttagttgcTTCTTCTTCAATGAATTAATGGCATTAAACATTATGGTTACGTCACTATCTAAAGTTCGATATTCTGAATAAGTGTCTGAAAGATGGTAATTTGGCACACTAACATGTAATCTTGATTATTGTGCAGTTTTACAGTCCCAAAAATACTATAATGTTTGATGACCTACGAAGGAACTTTGTGATGAACCCTCAAAATGGGTTGCCTATAAAGCCATTCAGAAAGGCACACGCTAATCGGAGCAGTGATGACGAGCTAATGAAGCTCACTCAATATTTGTTTGCCATTTCAGATCTTGATGACTTGAGCGTTCTTGATCATAAAAGATGGGAGTCCTTCGATGGAGTCAGTTTTAAAAAACACAGATATTCCTAAGCGTCTGCAACTCCTTCCGAAGTCAACAGAAAAATGATTTGCGTTGGACAATCAAAGAAATGTATCCATTCCGTTCGTCTACTAGGAGATAACTAATATTTCTGATGTATACTTCTAATTATTAGGCAGAAGGGTCTATATTTTGCTGAATTCATTTTGTATTTGGATGATTATGGATTTTTGTGTTTCATTAAGTTACTTGTTCTATTAGTCATGGTTGTTAACATTATTGTCTGATCCAATGCTAAAATCCAGACTTCTTATTTGTCTTTGACGCATTTCATCTTTCATATTCCAGCTTAGTGCAAAAAATGGGTAAGTAGGATATTTGGTCCTTCAGTTATTGCTAAATTCTGATTTAGTCCTTGTGATATATTTAGCACATTTAACTCCAATTAATTGATATGTGCATATTTGATGCTCGTGAATATTCACAAATTTAACGTAGTTGTTCATGTGTTTTGTTAAACTTGTGCTCCTAGTTCATATTAAACGGTAATATGGTTCAAAGAAGACTTCAAGTCTAACAAAGACACAAGGGTAAAAAATTAACAAgggtaaaaattaaaatttatcaataattgAGGAACCATACTGCTATTGTCCCTAAATAAATGTAAACGCATTCTGTAAGTTTGTAGTTTTGCTTTTCCATATACTTCCATTTGAAGAAATGAAGTACGAATATAGCTACATGAGCTTTCATTTGATTATGATATAAAATAGATTATTCTGGAAAGTTTGCTTTGTTACAGACTGGAATTTTATAAGTTGGAGATAACATTACTTAAATAGTTTAAAAGATATGTGAGGTGTACGTAGCTTAGTTGGAGAGTTGTCTACATCTTCACCCTGATATGAAGGGTTTAAATCTC comes from Solanum pennellii chromosome 1, SPENNV200 and encodes:
- the LOC107032095 gene encoding ubiquitin-like domain-containing CTD phosphatase translates to MASESSSAVSPMTVEELTLAVKWSGKEHTVRVCGDDTVGELKRRICEVTNVLPKRQKLLYPKVGAKLADDSLLLSQIPLKSSFKMTMIGTVEDDIIVDQVESPDIIDDFEIEQDEAVDIKDKEINKEKLRRRIAQHKIVLRNPCREGKKLLVLDIDYTLFDHRSTAENPLELMRPYLHEFLSAAYAAYDIMIWSATSMKWVEVKMKQLGVLNNPNYKITAMLDHMAMITVQSDHYGVFDCKPLGLIWAHFPEFYSPKNTIMFDDLRRNFVMNPQNGLPIKPFRKAHANRSSDDELMKLTQYLFAISDLDDLSVLDHKRWESFDGVSFKKHRYS